From the genome of Lentilactobacillus buchneri, one region includes:
- a CDS encoding aldo/keto reductase: MSILTDTYELNNGIKIPKVGFGTWQIPGGQDTYDAVSMALQAGYRHIDTAKAYRNEKSVGEAILDSNVDRENVFVTSKLPAATKSYDGAIADFRSTMKALNLSYLDLYLIHAPWPWGERGSTNYDEANVEVWKAMQDIYASGEVKAIGVSNFNVHDLQNILAHADVQPMVDQIRYFVGYTEPETTQFAQDNDILVEAYSPLATGGILENLDIKKIADRYGVSVAQLAIKFVLQNDVLPLPKATHKNHIENNTQLDFTISAEDMKLLNGLTATDM; encoded by the coding sequence ATGTCGATTTTAACTGATACCTATGAATTAAATAATGGCATTAAAATTCCCAAAGTGGGCTTTGGTACCTGGCAGATTCCGGGCGGCCAGGATACTTACGACGCTGTCAGCATGGCCCTTCAGGCTGGCTATCGTCACATTGATACCGCAAAAGCCTATCGAAATGAAAAGAGCGTTGGCGAGGCAATTCTTGATTCGAATGTGGACCGGGAAAACGTCTTCGTAACATCAAAATTACCAGCCGCAACCAAGTCCTATGACGGGGCGATTGCGGATTTTCGTTCCACAATGAAGGCCTTGAACCTATCTTATTTGGATTTGTACCTAATTCATGCTCCGTGGCCATGGGGCGAACGGGGATCGACCAACTATGATGAAGCCAATGTGGAAGTCTGGAAAGCCATGCAGGATATTTATGCCAGTGGTGAAGTGAAGGCAATTGGGGTTTCTAATTTTAATGTCCATGATCTTCAAAACATTTTGGCTCATGCTGATGTTCAACCGATGGTGGATCAGATTCGCTACTTCGTCGGCTACACCGAGCCTGAAACAACCCAATTTGCCCAAGATAATGATATCTTGGTGGAGGCATATTCTCCACTTGCCACCGGCGGCATTCTGGAGAACTTAGACATTAAAAAGATTGCTGACAGATACGGCGTGAGCGTCGCGCAATTAGCCATTAAGTTCGTCCTGCAAAATGACGTGCTGCCATTACCTAAGGCAACTCACAAGAACCATATTGAAAATAATACCCAATTAGACTTTACGATTAGTGCAGAAGATATGAAACTTTTGAATGGGCTGACAGCAACTGATATGTAA
- a CDS encoding SDR family oxidoreductase, with the protein MANVLILGANGQIAKLVEKQLLDETDHQLTLFLRQANRITVADPKRETVIEGDATNRQAIIKALDGIDIVYANLSGKNIEDQAKAVVGAIDRTNVQRLIWISTLGIYDEVPGAFGKWNHQQLDGGYLEPYTAAAKVVENSDLDYTIIRPAWLSNKDIVSYETTEKGEPFKGTEVSRKSIADLVVKLINHPSQAIRHSLGVNQPNTDGDKPSWY; encoded by the coding sequence ATGGCAAATGTATTGATTTTAGGTGCTAATGGGCAAATTGCGAAGTTGGTTGAAAAACAATTGCTCGATGAAACGGACCACCAGTTAACGTTGTTTCTGCGGCAGGCGAACCGGATCACGGTCGCTGATCCCAAACGTGAAACCGTCATTGAAGGGGATGCCACCAATCGACAGGCAATCATCAAAGCCCTCGACGGCATTGATATTGTTTATGCAAATTTGAGTGGCAAAAACATTGAAGACCAGGCCAAGGCAGTTGTCGGTGCCATCGATCGGACCAACGTTCAACGATTGATTTGGATTTCGACTTTGGGAATCTATGACGAAGTTCCCGGTGCGTTTGGCAAATGGAACCATCAGCAGCTCGACGGTGGCTATCTTGAGCCGTATACCGCAGCTGCCAAGGTAGTCGAAAACTCCGATTTGGACTACACGATTATCAGGCCAGCCTGGTTATCGAATAAAGACATTGTGAGTTACGAAACCACCGAAAAAGGTGAACCTTTCAAGGGGACCGAAGTCTCGCGCAAGAGTATTGCCGACCTGGTTGTTAAGTTGATTAACCATCCAAGCCAAGCAATTCGCCACTCTTTGGGTGTCAACCAACCGAATACGGATGGGGACAAACCCAGTTGGTACTGA